In Acaryochloris marina S15, a single genomic region encodes these proteins:
- a CDS encoding GNAT family N-acetyltransferase, which produces MTSIQIATTDDQIRACYPVMVQLRAHLTLLDFVTQVQSQMQAGYQLAYASNSECVCSVAGVRISESLAWGRFLYVDDLITDAQMRSQNYGHQLLDWLIQYARQQDCAQLHLDSGLQRLDAHRFYQREGLQISSYHFALKL; this is translated from the coding sequence GTGACTTCCATTCAGATTGCAACAACGGATGACCAGATTCGGGCCTGTTACCCGGTGATGGTGCAGTTAAGAGCGCACCTAACACTCCTCGACTTTGTTACTCAAGTCCAAAGCCAGATGCAGGCCGGGTACCAATTGGCCTATGCATCCAATTCAGAGTGTGTCTGTTCTGTTGCTGGGGTTCGAATTAGCGAAAGCCTAGCTTGGGGCCGATTTTTGTATGTGGATGATTTGATCACCGATGCACAGATGCGATCGCAAAACTACGGACACCAACTGTTAGATTGGCTCATCCAGTATGCTCGTCAGCAAGACTGTGCTCAATTGCATTTAGATTCTGGGTTGCAACGTTTGGATGCCCATCGGTTTTACCAGCGGGAAGGCCTGCAAATCAGCAGCTATCATTTTGCCCTCAAGCTCTAA
- a CDS encoding cupin, translating into MPTFIDQPTIITAAGNKPKRIEEFCGRVNSKHDHISVARMVSPAGWQEPGQKPEFQEMTVVLQGLLRVEYEGGVLEVNAGQAIVTEPGEWIRYSTPNGAEYIAVCLPAFSPETVHRDADDI; encoded by the coding sequence ATGCCGACTTTTATAGACCAGCCTACGATCATCACTGCTGCTGGGAATAAACCCAAACGGATTGAAGAATTTTGTGGACGAGTGAATTCCAAGCATGACCATATTAGCGTCGCCCGCATGGTATCTCCCGCAGGCTGGCAAGAACCCGGACAAAAACCCGAATTCCAGGAAATGACCGTTGTCTTGCAAGGATTATTGCGAGTTGAATATGAAGGGGGCGTATTGGAGGTGAACGCAGGCCAAGCCATTGTTACAGAACCCGGAGAATGGATTCGATACAGTACACCCAATGGCGCCGAATATATTGCAGTCTGCTTACCTGCCTTTTCGCCCGAGACCGTTCATCGGGACGCTGATGACATCTAA
- a CDS encoding phosphate ABC transporter substrate-binding protein, with the protein MYSASKSVLLLQPLKFQAQVWTTALQSQQIEVIEEPAGISFSQLAGQRDAIERANIGLLLVDLGAQQLNAFDVCRWYHDNYPDLKLILTAGLRQKVLSTERRLALEQGAEDLFPGFQQDNILPTAIGRVRRILEILRYHPLEEQDLIDDLMTFYRHGAVPAHKLPTPTEMAFSTSRQSCPIDLDENPQTSTIILPERAYSVQRLSSPEEPPAPVQPPSIQKSKLSKFYLKASLVTLLLLIAGFWGWLRSPNQLQLSPGQGAATLALTPTFSEVPDVPEGLYNYGGSATWALIRPEVEDAIAEVYPNLQLRYVETVKGTPGSGQGIKMLLDGKIDFTQSTRPLNDEEYAIAIKRGFKVTQHAIGLDGIAVVVHPSLNVPGLTVAQLRDIYLGNINNWNQLGGPDQDIIPFSRQSGDSGTADYFQEYVLQNEPFSSSVVPIYSTTDALRQLNRATGGIYYASAAEVLYQCIGKPIPLGLSQDQRIPPQQGKPTQNCPPARNQPNLAAFRDGSYPITRPLYVIVKENKDREQLIGEAYTDLMLSEQGQKLIEQAGFVRIE; encoded by the coding sequence ATGTATAGCGCCAGCAAATCTGTACTGCTCCTACAGCCTCTAAAATTTCAGGCTCAAGTATGGACAACAGCCCTACAATCCCAGCAGATCGAAGTCATTGAAGAGCCTGCCGGAATCAGTTTTTCGCAACTAGCAGGCCAACGAGATGCCATTGAACGGGCCAATATTGGCTTGCTGTTAGTGGACTTAGGGGCTCAGCAACTGAATGCCTTTGATGTTTGTCGGTGGTATCACGACAATTACCCCGATCTCAAGCTGATCCTGACAGCAGGGTTACGCCAAAAAGTCCTGTCCACTGAGCGGCGATTAGCTCTAGAACAGGGCGCTGAAGATTTATTCCCTGGATTTCAGCAAGATAATATTTTGCCTACGGCCATTGGTCGGGTCAGACGAATCCTGGAGATATTGAGATATCATCCCCTGGAAGAACAGGATCTGATCGACGATCTGATGACCTTCTATCGCCATGGTGCCGTTCCGGCCCATAAATTACCCACACCCACAGAAATGGCGTTTTCGACATCTAGACAAAGCTGTCCCATAGACTTAGACGAAAACCCTCAAACCTCCACCATCATCCTGCCAGAGCGGGCCTATTCCGTGCAGCGGTTGTCGAGCCCCGAAGAGCCTCCTGCCCCCGTTCAACCCCCATCTATCCAGAAATCCAAGCTGAGCAAGTTCTATCTCAAAGCATCCTTAGTGACGTTGCTCCTCTTAATTGCAGGGTTTTGGGGATGGTTACGGTCGCCGAACCAACTCCAGCTCAGCCCCGGTCAGGGCGCTGCTACTTTGGCACTCACACCCACTTTTTCAGAGGTGCCAGATGTTCCAGAAGGGCTTTATAACTATGGTGGTAGCGCCACTTGGGCATTGATACGTCCCGAAGTTGAAGATGCGATCGCAGAGGTGTATCCCAACCTTCAATTACGCTATGTAGAAACGGTCAAGGGCACGCCTGGTTCGGGTCAAGGCATCAAAATGCTCTTGGATGGCAAAATTGACTTTACCCAATCCACCCGACCGCTCAATGACGAAGAATATGCGATCGCCATCAAAAGAGGCTTCAAAGTTACCCAACATGCTATCGGCTTGGATGGTATCGCAGTCGTCGTTCACCCCTCCTTAAATGTGCCAGGGTTAACGGTTGCCCAACTGCGAGACATCTATCTAGGCAATATCAACAATTGGAATCAGCTAGGTGGCCCCGATCAAGATATTATTCCTTTTTCTCGCCAATCTGGAGATTCCGGCACCGCTGATTATTTTCAAGAGTATGTGCTGCAGAATGAACCCTTTAGTTCTAGCGTTGTCCCCATCTACTCCACCACAGATGCCTTGCGCCAATTAAACCGTGCCACTGGCGGTATTTACTACGCTTCAGCAGCTGAAGTGCTCTATCAATGTATTGGCAAACCCATTCCCTTAGGTCTCAGTCAAGATCAGCGGATACCACCCCAACAGGGAAAGCCAACCCAAAATTGTCCCCCCGCTCGTAATCAGCCTAACTTAGCTGCCTTCCGAGATGGTAGCTATCCCATTACCCGCCCCCTCTACGTCATCGTCAAAGAGAATAAAGACCGGGAACAGTTGATTGGAGAAGCCTATACAGACTTGATGTTGAGCGAACAGGGGCAAAAGCTCATCGAACAAGCAGGTTTTGTCAGAATTGAGTAA
- a CDS encoding TPR end-of-group domain-containing protein: MKSKTLNTSIWYSVVLSTLLLSPAFAQSSSSPAVPVVDQQEMQRLLEELQKEREGQKQAQAEATQAVNQTTTLFNWFLVVLGLILATAIASLILLRRAVVHEVAEVVQKHLREMRDLKGHLADAADAVEVILQKAEDLDTDLHQESEQFHQDLTSKRQRLSDMLAEFSTKQQQILHKIEGSLTDTEAAIATFESDSTAKFATLDTELRTEQETILAHLKRLGEEIEPQLFTVESDAQAQKTEFLDRLKQSETDFKTQLSQLLNKSEQEQDKILTRVEKMSNDFGPQMSALQAVAQTEKETLIGYLATSKAEYVTQLSDLQQEARKQWELILQNLKQLESDFTPQLEEIEGQLQVKANEKKDSFLLRLKQVGTEITRQLTEAQETFQSQASETLQRLQVQESEFTTQLFNYRTQLDTEKTNALADVQALTDNASTLLVDLKTEVQTTQEQAVQDLEALTLQVSSQLADLKTNLQGSQEQTQQSLQAIEAKTEQDLATITTDAQARKDQILKQLAALSPAQLAGDAVAEIDQKLQTALGPLERLQANHPDLFLDVADYIRQGDELLANSNFRQALSVYNQALELKADDPQLWCQRAETQSGLKLFEEAVGSLDKAIELTPEDPKLWQRRGQVLKDLQRYEGALGAFKEAAKLQPEEPHNWMDCGTLLERLQRWDEALSTYDRVIAIEPNHRNAWMNRGFVMGILQRHEDAFASFDHVVQHESEDAAAWLNRGLALQVLERHEEAFESFEHTVNHKPEAYKAWSHRGYALIKLERDRDALVSLNKALEINADYPNAYYGKAVCYVLQGETALGLENLERAIKLNPSFREQARSDTHFVDFREDEWFRELVNR; this comes from the coding sequence ATGAAATCCAAAACTCTCAACACATCTATTTGGTACAGCGTTGTTCTCTCGACTTTGCTATTGAGTCCTGCGTTTGCCCAGTCTTCTTCATCACCTGCTGTCCCTGTCGTAGATCAGCAAGAGATGCAGCGGCTGTTGGAAGAATTGCAAAAGGAACGAGAAGGCCAAAAACAAGCCCAGGCAGAGGCGACTCAAGCCGTTAATCAAACCACAACTTTATTTAACTGGTTTTTAGTGGTGCTGGGGTTGATTCTGGCCACTGCCATTGCAAGTTTGATTCTCCTGCGACGGGCCGTGGTGCATGAGGTCGCAGAGGTGGTGCAAAAACACCTGCGAGAGATGCGGGACTTGAAAGGACATCTGGCGGATGCAGCGGATGCTGTAGAGGTGATTCTGCAAAAGGCCGAAGATCTCGATACGGACTTACATCAAGAGTCGGAGCAGTTTCATCAAGACTTAACCAGCAAGCGCCAGCGGTTGTCAGATATGCTGGCAGAATTTTCCACCAAGCAACAGCAAATCCTCCATAAAATCGAAGGGTCATTGACGGATACGGAAGCTGCGATCGCAACCTTTGAATCCGATTCAACCGCCAAATTTGCCACCCTAGATACGGAACTGAGAACCGAACAGGAAACGATTCTGGCCCATCTCAAACGCCTCGGTGAAGAGATTGAACCCCAGTTGTTTACGGTCGAGTCCGATGCCCAGGCTCAAAAAACAGAATTTCTAGACCGTTTGAAGCAGTCCGAGACAGATTTCAAAACCCAATTGTCCCAACTCTTAAACAAGAGCGAACAGGAGCAGGACAAGATCCTGACACGGGTCGAAAAAATGAGCAATGATTTTGGGCCGCAAATGTCGGCTTTACAAGCCGTTGCTCAAACGGAGAAAGAAACCTTAATTGGCTATCTTGCCACCTCTAAAGCGGAATATGTCACCCAACTGTCTGACCTTCAGCAAGAGGCCCGTAAACAGTGGGAACTGATTTTGCAAAATCTCAAACAGCTAGAAAGTGATTTCACCCCCCAGCTTGAGGAGATTGAAGGCCAGCTCCAGGTGAAGGCGAACGAGAAAAAAGATTCATTCCTCCTGCGTCTCAAACAGGTCGGTACCGAAATTACCCGTCAGCTCACAGAAGCGCAAGAAACCTTCCAATCCCAGGCCAGTGAGACACTGCAACGGCTCCAGGTACAAGAGTCTGAATTCACGACTCAGCTATTCAACTACAGAACTCAGTTAGATACTGAAAAGACCAATGCCCTAGCCGATGTTCAGGCCCTGACTGACAATGCCTCTACTCTGCTGGTAGACCTAAAGACAGAGGTGCAAACGACCCAAGAGCAGGCGGTTCAAGACCTCGAAGCGCTGACCCTACAGGTGTCCAGTCAGCTGGCCGACTTGAAGACGAATTTGCAAGGTTCCCAAGAGCAAACCCAGCAGTCTTTGCAAGCCATAGAAGCGAAAACAGAACAGGATCTAGCGACCATTACAACGGATGCCCAAGCTCGCAAAGATCAGATTCTCAAACAGCTAGCAGCCCTATCTCCAGCCCAGCTCGCTGGAGACGCCGTGGCAGAAATTGATCAGAAATTGCAGACGGCATTGGGGCCTTTAGAGCGCCTACAGGCCAATCATCCCGATCTATTCCTGGATGTTGCGGACTATATCCGGCAAGGAGACGAGCTACTAGCGAACAGCAATTTCCGCCAGGCCCTCTCTGTCTATAATCAGGCGTTGGAGCTAAAAGCCGATGATCCTCAACTTTGGTGCCAACGGGCCGAAACCCAGAGCGGGCTAAAGCTGTTTGAAGAAGCTGTCGGCTCCCTAGATAAAGCGATTGAGCTGACCCCAGAGGATCCTAAGCTTTGGCAACGCCGAGGCCAAGTGTTGAAGGACTTACAGCGATATGAAGGCGCGCTCGGGGCTTTCAAAGAAGCGGCAAAGCTGCAGCCGGAAGAGCCCCACAACTGGATGGACTGTGGCACTTTACTAGAGCGTCTCCAGCGCTGGGATGAAGCCCTCTCTACCTATGACCGTGTGATTGCCATTGAACCGAACCATCGCAATGCCTGGATGAATCGAGGATTTGTGATGGGCATCCTCCAACGTCATGAAGATGCCTTTGCCTCGTTTGATCATGTCGTTCAACATGAATCTGAGGATGCTGCTGCCTGGTTGAATCGGGGATTAGCTCTGCAAGTTTTAGAACGCCATGAAGAAGCGTTTGAGTCCTTTGAACATACCGTTAATCATAAGCCTGAAGCCTATAAAGCCTGGAGCCATCGAGGGTATGCCCTGATCAAGCTAGAACGTGATCGTGATGCTCTGGTTAGCCTCAACAAAGCCCTAGAGATTAATGCGGATTACCCCAATGCTTACTATGGCAAAGCAGTCTGCTATGTCCTCCAAGGTGAGACAGCCTTAGGTTTAGAAAATCTAGAGCGGGCCATCAAGCTGAACCCAAGCTTTCGAGAACAAGCCCGCAGTGATACTCACTTCGTTGATTTTCGTGAGGATGAATGGTTCCGTGAACTGGTCAACCGCTAA
- the ftsH4 gene encoding ATP-dependent zinc metalloprotease FtsH4, whose protein sequence is MPIKDKPQRPRPNLITSLLLFLPAILLIANLALPYVMGPRVPRVPYSFFIEQVRDEQVARVSVGQKLIRYKLKEGVAEQAQLLETTPIFDLELPKLLESKGVEFAATPPPSNRWFTTLLSWVIPPVIFVAIFQFFSRGGMGGGGPQGALSVTKNKAKVYVEGDDNKVTFDDVAGVEESKAELEEIVEFLQSPKRFTDIGAKIPKGVLLVGPPGTGKTLMAKAVAGEAGVAFFSISGSEFVELFVGTGAARVRDLFEQAKKKAPCIIFIDELDAIGKSRSGGNGFVGGNDEREQTLNQLLTEMDGFGAGDATVIVLAATNRPETLDPALLRPGRFDRQVLVDRPDLTGRLAILEIYAKKVKLGDNVDLKAMATRTPGFAGADLANLVNEAALLAARRGNKVVETQDFAEAIERVVAGLEKKSRVLNEKEKKIVAYHEVGHALVGAKMSGSDQVEKISIVPRGMAALGYTLQVPTEDRFLLNEAELRGQIATLLGGRAAEEVIFGSITTGASNDLQRATDLAEQMVTSYGMSEVLGPLAYDKGQQNNFLGGGMNARRAVSDETAKAIDKEVKGIVETAHQEALTILKGNKELLEMISEQLLEKEVIEGDGLREMLAKVHPEVHVQTADEQEPVAL, encoded by the coding sequence ATGCCGATTAAAGACAAGCCTCAACGTCCCCGTCCAAACCTAATTACAAGTCTGCTGCTATTTCTACCTGCAATCTTGTTAATTGCAAATTTGGCCTTACCCTATGTCATGGGTCCTAGAGTGCCACGGGTTCCCTATAGCTTCTTCATTGAACAAGTCCGAGATGAGCAGGTTGCCCGAGTGTCTGTGGGGCAAAAATTAATTCGTTACAAGCTAAAAGAGGGAGTAGCTGAACAAGCTCAGCTTTTAGAAACCACTCCTATCTTTGACCTAGAACTCCCCAAGCTCCTCGAATCCAAAGGCGTTGAATTCGCAGCCACGCCTCCTCCAAGCAATCGCTGGTTCACCACCCTACTAAGCTGGGTGATTCCCCCCGTTATCTTCGTCGCCATCTTCCAATTCTTTAGTCGTGGTGGCATGGGCGGTGGTGGTCCCCAAGGTGCTCTGTCTGTGACTAAGAACAAAGCCAAAGTCTATGTCGAAGGCGATGACAATAAGGTCACCTTTGATGATGTTGCTGGTGTAGAAGAATCTAAAGCTGAACTCGAAGAAATTGTCGAGTTCCTCCAGTCTCCTAAGCGCTTCACTGATATTGGTGCCAAGATTCCCAAGGGTGTTCTTCTAGTGGGTCCTCCGGGAACGGGTAAAACGTTGATGGCTAAGGCTGTCGCCGGTGAAGCTGGGGTTGCGTTCTTCAGTATCTCGGGTTCAGAATTTGTAGAACTGTTTGTTGGTACTGGTGCGGCCCGAGTCCGGGACTTGTTTGAACAAGCTAAGAAGAAAGCGCCTTGCATTATCTTTATTGACGAATTGGATGCCATTGGTAAATCTCGGTCTGGTGGAAATGGTTTTGTCGGCGGGAATGATGAGCGGGAACAAACCCTCAACCAGCTCCTAACTGAAATGGATGGGTTTGGGGCTGGAGATGCAACTGTTATCGTTCTTGCTGCAACTAACCGTCCTGAGACTTTAGACCCAGCACTACTGCGTCCCGGTCGATTTGACCGTCAAGTACTGGTAGACCGTCCTGATCTCACGGGTCGTCTGGCTATCTTGGAAATCTATGCCAAGAAAGTGAAGCTCGGTGACAATGTTGACCTTAAGGCTATGGCCACTCGTACTCCTGGTTTTGCCGGGGCTGACTTAGCCAACTTGGTGAATGAAGCGGCACTACTAGCAGCCCGACGCGGCAACAAGGTGGTGGAGACTCAAGACTTTGCTGAAGCGATTGAGCGAGTGGTGGCTGGTCTAGAGAAGAAGAGCCGTGTGCTCAATGAGAAGGAGAAGAAGATTGTGGCTTACCACGAGGTCGGTCATGCCCTTGTCGGGGCCAAGATGTCCGGTTCAGATCAAGTGGAGAAGATTTCCATTGTTCCTCGCGGTATGGCTGCCTTGGGTTACACGTTGCAAGTGCCTACGGAAGATCGGTTCTTGTTGAATGAGGCTGAGCTGCGCGGTCAGATTGCCACTCTGTTAGGTGGACGGGCTGCAGAGGAGGTCATCTTCGGTAGTATCACGACGGGTGCTTCTAATGATTTACAAAGAGCGACGGATCTAGCGGAGCAGATGGTGACGTCTTACGGCATGAGTGAGGTGTTAGGTCCTCTAGCTTATGACAAGGGGCAGCAGAATAACTTCCTCGGTGGGGGGATGAATGCTCGCCGTGCTGTCAGTGATGAGACGGCCAAGGCGATTGATAAGGAAGTTAAGGGCATTGTGGAGACGGCTCACCAGGAAGCGCTGACTATCCTGAAGGGAAATAAGGAATTGCTGGAGATGATTTCTGAGCAGTTGCTGGAGAAGGAAGTGATTGAGGGCGATGGTCTCCGGGAGATGCTGGCTAAGGTCCATCCTGAAGTCCATGTCCAGACTGCGGATGAACAGGAGCCTGTCGCTCTCTAG
- a CDS encoding DUF2949 domain-containing protein, with translation MNYSAQTKLIRYLRDELLIPADAIALAIRQQHHLSSQLPIILWQFGFVSLKQLNQVFEWLERTESSNKVGASPAT, from the coding sequence ATGAACTATTCTGCTCAAACCAAACTCATTCGATACTTGCGAGACGAGCTGTTGATCCCAGCTGATGCGATCGCACTTGCGATTCGCCAGCAACATCATCTTTCGAGTCAACTTCCCATCATTCTTTGGCAGTTTGGCTTTGTTTCTCTTAAGCAACTAAACCAAGTATTTGAATGGTTAGAACGTACAGAGTCTTCAAATAAAGTGGGAGCTTCTCCAGCCACCTGA
- a CDS encoding electron transporter yields MFAPIVVLTRTAVGTPRFTKLRGKAIALHSKAITKFCNQIGIERTQRQSWIRLARDNGKRLGLLA; encoded by the coding sequence ATGTTTGCACCTATCGTTGTTCTTACTCGCACTGCTGTTGGTACCCCTCGATTTACCAAACTCAGAGGCAAAGCGATCGCTCTGCATTCAAAAGCCATTACCAAATTCTGCAATCAAATTGGTATTGAACGGACTCAGCGCCAAAGCTGGATTCGTCTTGCCCGTGATAATGGCAAGCGCTTAGGTCTCCTTGCCTAA
- a CDS encoding RNA polymerase sigma factor, RpoD/SigA family: MNNSSVSKDSITTYLREIGRFPLLNHEEEIIFGKQVQRFMTLQDLKQGLQEHLDREPTQAEWADKAEISVSQLQKELKLGRKANRKMVESNLRLVVSIAKKYNKAKVEFLDLIQEGTIGLQRGVEKFDPMKGYRFSTYAYWWIRQAMTRAIAEQERTIRLPIHINEKLSKLRKVRRELSQTLHRDPTVAELAAEMDLPPKKIEDYLSYARRSISLDIQIGDQQNTELWELLEDPNESPDKYATASSLRSDLTKLLQDLSPQQREVITLRYGLIDQNPLTLAKVGERLNVSREWVRRVEREAFKILRSQKVMLQEYMAI; encoded by the coding sequence ATGAACAATTCATCTGTTAGCAAAGATTCCATTACGACCTATCTACGAGAGATAGGTCGGTTTCCTCTGTTGAATCACGAAGAGGAAATCATCTTTGGCAAACAGGTACAACGTTTTATGACTTTGCAAGATCTCAAACAGGGCCTCCAAGAGCACTTAGATCGAGAACCCACACAGGCAGAATGGGCGGACAAAGCTGAGATATCGGTCTCACAACTCCAGAAAGAGCTGAAGTTAGGCCGAAAAGCCAATCGCAAAATGGTGGAATCTAATTTGCGCCTGGTGGTCTCGATTGCCAAGAAGTACAACAAAGCTAAAGTTGAATTTTTGGATTTAATTCAAGAGGGTACAATTGGCCTCCAACGAGGTGTCGAGAAATTTGACCCGATGAAAGGCTATCGCTTTTCTACTTATGCTTACTGGTGGATTCGCCAAGCCATGACCCGTGCGATCGCAGAACAAGAACGAACCATTCGCCTCCCTATTCATATCAATGAAAAGCTCAGTAAACTGCGCAAGGTAAGACGCGAACTGTCTCAAACACTACATCGCGACCCCACTGTGGCGGAGCTGGCAGCAGAGATGGATCTGCCCCCTAAAAAAATTGAGGACTACCTCAGCTACGCTCGCCGCTCCATTTCCTTAGATATTCAGATTGGTGACCAGCAAAATACAGAACTGTGGGAATTGCTGGAAGATCCGAATGAATCTCCAGATAAATATGCCACGGCCTCTTCGCTACGGTCTGATTTAACGAAGCTGTTACAGGATCTTAGCCCCCAACAACGGGAAGTGATTACGTTGCGATACGGCTTGATTGACCAAAATCCACTGACCTTAGCCAAGGTGGGAGAACGTCTGAACGTCAGCCGAGAATGGGTCCGCCGGGTGGAGCGAGAAGCCTTTAAGATTTTGCGATCGCAAAAAGTGATGCTGCAAGAATATATGGCTATTTAA
- a CDS encoding high light inducible protein, whose product MSTQNPIWGFTDFAETFGGRLAMMGFFLAIVTEVMTGQGIVGQVAALLNF is encoded by the coding sequence ATGAGTACACAAAATCCAATCTGGGGCTTCACCGACTTTGCAGAGACTTTTGGTGGTCGTCTAGCAATGATGGGCTTCTTCCTAGCCATCGTGACTGAAGTCATGACTGGTCAAGGGATTGTCGGTCAAGTTGCAGCTTTACTAAATTTCTAA
- a CDS encoding chlorophyll a/b-binding protein, translated as MNTQPSSGFSVFSETWNGRLAMIGFTLAIITEALTGQGILGQLIAWFSF; from the coding sequence ATGAATACTCAACCTTCTTCTGGTTTTAGCGTCTTTTCCGAAACCTGGAATGGTCGCCTCGCTATGATTGGCTTTACTCTAGCCATCATCACTGAAGCCTTGACAGGTCAAGGTATTCTGGGCCAGCTCATCGCTTGGTTTAGCTTCTAA
- the cobM gene encoding precorrin-4 C(11)-methyltransferase, whose product MTPPSPELLEQPTSSKSLLPAVYIVGAGPGDPELLTVKAQRIIQQADVVVYANSLVPKEMLSLCHDGAELIPTATKTLEDIVPMMIEKVRSHLSVVRLHSGDPCLYGAVHEQIQALAEADIPFEIIPGISAFQLAAAKLQVELTVPELVQTIILTRISGRTQVPQAEELASLAAHKASLCLYLSARHVDQAQQKLLAHYEPDTPVAIGFRLGWPDEQMWVVPLSEMAKATEDHELIRTTLYLISPALQATHSQARSRLYHPEHRHLFRPGTH is encoded by the coding sequence ATGACTCCCCCTTCTCCTGAGCTTCTTGAGCAACCTACGTCCAGCAAGTCCCTATTACCAGCCGTTTATATCGTAGGAGCGGGACCAGGAGATCCTGAGCTACTCACCGTTAAGGCTCAGCGCATTATCCAACAGGCAGATGTAGTGGTTTATGCCAATTCTCTGGTGCCTAAGGAAATGCTGAGTCTATGCCATGACGGAGCAGAATTGATCCCCACCGCGACCAAGACCCTCGAAGATATCGTTCCGATGATGATTGAGAAGGTACGATCGCATCTTTCAGTCGTTCGACTCCACTCAGGCGATCCCTGTCTGTATGGGGCTGTTCACGAGCAAATACAGGCTTTGGCAGAAGCAGATATTCCCTTCGAAATTATCCCTGGTATTAGTGCATTCCAGCTTGCTGCAGCTAAATTGCAGGTGGAACTCACCGTACCCGAACTGGTACAGACGATTATTTTGACGCGTATTAGTGGCCGAACTCAAGTTCCGCAAGCAGAAGAGCTTGCCAGTTTAGCAGCTCACAAAGCCAGCCTTTGTTTGTATCTCAGTGCCCGCCATGTAGACCAGGCTCAACAAAAATTGCTGGCTCATTATGAACCGGATACCCCTGTAGCCATCGGCTTTCGCTTAGGGTGGCCCGATGAACAAATGTGGGTTGTGCCGTTATCTGAGATGGCAAAGGCAACTGAAGACCATGAGTTGATTCGGACGACCCTCTACTTAATCAGTCCAGCATTGCAGGCCACTCATTCTCAAGCGAGATCACGGCTGTATCATCCTGAACATCGACATCTATTTCGACCGGGGACCCATTGA
- the lgt gene encoding prolipoprotein diacylglyceryl transferase, with translation MFVNLPPTYWAVFTSPGPEIFRIGSVVIRWYGVLIAAAIVLGLQLSQHLATYRRIKPDVISDLVMWLVIGAIPCARLYYVLFQWEYYSQHLDQVATIWRGGIAIHGAILGGMLAATIFSRLNKVSFWQLADLVAPSLILGQAIGRWGNFFNSEAFGDPTDLPWKLFIPTGRRPLAYRNSAYFHPTFLYESVWNLMVLGILLALFFRFPKAKKGTLFLVYAVTYSLGRLWIEGLRTDSLMLGPLRIAQVVSLIGIGIGLLGLSWLYLLKRSLPDTKQAS, from the coding sequence ATGTTCGTTAATTTGCCGCCAACCTATTGGGCCGTTTTCACCTCTCCTGGACCAGAAATCTTCCGGATTGGTTCTGTGGTAATCCGATGGTATGGCGTCCTGATTGCAGCTGCGATCGTTTTGGGATTACAACTCTCGCAGCATTTGGCTACGTACCGTCGGATTAAGCCAGATGTCATCAGTGATTTGGTAATGTGGCTGGTCATAGGAGCCATCCCTTGTGCCCGTCTTTACTATGTCCTGTTCCAATGGGAGTACTACAGTCAACATTTGGATCAGGTGGCCACTATTTGGCGCGGGGGAATTGCTATTCATGGCGCCATCCTCGGCGGCATGTTGGCGGCCACGATTTTTAGTCGTCTGAATAAAGTTTCTTTCTGGCAATTAGCGGACCTGGTGGCTCCGTCTTTAATCTTGGGGCAAGCCATCGGCCGTTGGGGGAATTTCTTTAATTCAGAAGCCTTTGGTGATCCCACTGATCTGCCTTGGAAGCTGTTCATTCCAACAGGACGCCGTCCACTTGCCTATCGAAATTCAGCCTACTTTCACCCCACCTTCCTCTATGAATCGGTATGGAATCTGATGGTACTGGGAATCTTGCTGGCATTGTTTTTTAGGTTCCCTAAAGCCAAAAAAGGCACGCTCTTTCTGGTCTATGCGGTGACCTATAGCCTGGGTCGGCTGTGGATTGAGGGATTGCGGACGGATAGTTTAATGCTTGGGCCCTTAAGAATTGCTCAAGTCGTGAGCTTGATTGGCATTGGTATTGGCCTTCTCGGCTTGAGCTGGTTGTATTTGCTAAAGCGTAGTTTGCCGGATACTAAGCAGGCCTCTTAA
- a CDS encoding TIGR02450 family Trp-rich protein yields MVKKQKHPHLIGSKWTAQSSTFGWRHFRVVNRKNEGSLVFAELVAACDETVRFWVNAKALKNRGLWKPGWQSLLEQAQSAE; encoded by the coding sequence ATTGTGAAAAAACAGAAACACCCTCATTTGATTGGCTCCAAATGGACCGCTCAATCTTCAACCTTTGGTTGGCGACATTTTCGGGTTGTCAATCGCAAGAATGAAGGTTCTCTGGTTTTTGCTGAGTTAGTTGCTGCTTGTGACGAAACGGTTCGATTTTGGGTGAATGCCAAAGCCTTGAAAAATCGAGGGTTATGGAAACCAGGCTGGCAATCTTTACTGGAGCAAGCGCAATCGGCTGAGTAA